A portion of the Musa acuminata AAA Group cultivar baxijiao chromosome BXJ1-1, Cavendish_Baxijiao_AAA, whole genome shotgun sequence genome contains these proteins:
- the LOC135636832 gene encoding protein CYCLOPS-like isoform X2 yields the protein MEMEGRGYSDLLRNSSEEMILKSLMENPIGSSAPTMEMPGFRNTPQTFRGDSEELFNSWLMNGEIPGFSSPNGVHCPWQLSRKMSTEITAFANQQNGTVQRQNTEDKSFNVLDDQSSDVECSIRRAAEKSTQASNLLLAKAWFHSSQPMTRSRSSELRRRYAAMQNSQMQAIAEAQNNIVVAGIEKGRQQLTSDLCNISMGETASQLQTFMSPSNSATSPFDTPLATVDMVSSVVSMLKDALETKKLGRQVDGETLEGSSYGLLNVQPEGNRICNQDATDQVLWPPNTFDFVSSIHEQNSRNSKFEKPLELNMDGFVTPANQFRTATISQEPSQSGSSTAVPTLSTGFEVCDDLSNSTQTISVCESSKKHTGNGNLNHKTRENREKMLQSNFKDDRKKGNPVLMGSVSSGVLEDKGDSTKKRRVERSRKMAEAKERNLAPMLPSDMQSVLKRCETLEKEVRSLKLNLSFMNRKDSEQTKQIEELQKENEDLKDEKLRLVEEIERIYPESGSW from the exons ATGGAGATGGAGGGGAGGGGGTACTCGGACTTGCTCAGGAACTCCAGCGAGGAGATGATTCTCAAGTCTCTGATGGAGAATCCGATCGGGAGTTCTGCACCGACCATGGAGATGCCGGGATTTAGGAACACGCCGCAGACGTTTCGAGGAGACAGCGAGGAGCTCTTCAACAGCTGGCTGATGAACGGAGAG ATTCCTGGTTTCAGCTCTCCAAATGGTGTTCATTGTCCTTGGCAACTATCTCGGAA AATGTCAACAGAGATCACTGCTTTTGCAAATCAGCAAAATGGGACTGTGCAGAGGCAAAATACAGAGGATAAAAGTTTTAACGTGCTTGATGATCAGTCAAGTGATGTTGAGTGTTCTATCAG GAGAGCTGCAGAAAAaagcacgcaagctagtaatttgttGTTGGCCAAG GCATGGTTTCACAGTTCTCAGCCAATGACTAGAAGTCGATCTTCAGAGCTACG GAGGAGGTATGCTGCCATGCAAAACAGCCAAATGCAAGCAATTGCCGAAGCCCAAAATAACATCGTAGTAGCAGGTATTGAGAAGGGGAGGCAACAACTTACGAGTGACTTATGTAACATCTCAATGGGGGAGACTGCCAGTCAACTTCAGACATTCATGTCTCCATCTAATTCAGCTACTTCTCCATTTGACACTCCATTGGCAACAGTCGATATGGTTTCTTCTGTTGTGAGCATGCTTAAAGATGCACTGGAAACGAAGAAGCTTGGTAGACAAGTTGATGGTGAAACTTTAGAAGGAAGTTCTTATGGGCTTTTAAATGTTCAACCAGAAGGAAATAGAATCTGTAATCAAGATGCCACAGATCAGGTTCTCTGGCCACCCAACACATTTGATTTTGTATCCTCCATTCATGAGCAAAATTCAAGAAACTCAAAATTTGAGAAGCCCTTGGAACTAAACATGGACGGATTTGTTACTCCAGCAAATCAATTCCGAACTGCCACAATCTCACAAGAACCATCACAGAGTGGATCATCAACTGCTGTGCCAACGCTTTCAACCGGCTTTGAAGTATGTGATGATCTTTCCAACTCAACACAAACTATTTCTGTTTGTGAGAGTTCCAAAAAGCATACCGGAAATGGAAATTTGAATCATAAGACTAGAG AAAACAGAGAAAAAATGCTACAAAGCAACTTCAAGGATGATAGGAAG AAAGGAAATCCAGTTCTGATGGGATCAGTTTCCTCAGGAGTTTTAG AAGACAAGGGTGATTCTACAAAGAAACGCAGGGTTGAGCGCTCACGAAA AATGGCAGAAGCAAAGGAAAGAAATTTGGCACCAATGTTGCCATCGGATATGCAATCAGTTCTAAAGCGCTGTGAAACTCTTGAGAAGGAAGTGCGCTCACTCAAGCTTAACCTTTCATTCATGAATAG GAAGGATTCTGAGCAAACTAAACAAATCGAAGAGCTTCAAAAAGAGAATGAAGATCTAAAGGATGAGAAGCTGCGCCTTGTTGAAGAGATCGAAAGGATTTACCCTGAAAGTGGTAGTTGGTGA
- the LOC135636832 gene encoding protein CYCLOPS-like isoform X3, translating to MEMEGRGYSDLLRNSSEEMILKSLMENPIGSSAPTMEMPGFRNTPQTFRGDSEELFNSWLMNGEIPGFSSPNGVHCPWQLSRKMSTEITAFANQQNGTVQRQNTEDKSFNVLDDQSSDVECSIRRAAEKSTQASNLLLAKAWFHSSQPMTRSRSSELRRRYAAMQNSQMQAIAEAQNNIVVAGIEKGRQQLTSDLCNISMGETASQLQTFMSPSNSATSPFDTPLATVDMVSSVVSMLKDALETKKLGRQVDGETLEGSSYGLLNVQPEGNRICNQDATDQVLWPPNTFDFVSSIHEQNSRNSKFEKPLELNMDGFVTPANQFRTATISQEPSQSGSSTAVPTLSTGFEVCDDLSNSTQTISVCESSKKHTGNGNLNHKTRENREKMLQSNFKDDRKKGNPVLMGSVSSGVLEKCYAEDKGDSTKKRRVERSRKMAEAKERNLAPMLPSDMQSVLKRCETLEKEVRSLKLNLSFMNRILLSIDQETVVTIPGRILSKLNKSKSFKKRMKI from the exons ATGGAGATGGAGGGGAGGGGGTACTCGGACTTGCTCAGGAACTCCAGCGAGGAGATGATTCTCAAGTCTCTGATGGAGAATCCGATCGGGAGTTCTGCACCGACCATGGAGATGCCGGGATTTAGGAACACGCCGCAGACGTTTCGAGGAGACAGCGAGGAGCTCTTCAACAGCTGGCTGATGAACGGAGAG ATTCCTGGTTTCAGCTCTCCAAATGGTGTTCATTGTCCTTGGCAACTATCTCGGAA AATGTCAACAGAGATCACTGCTTTTGCAAATCAGCAAAATGGGACTGTGCAGAGGCAAAATACAGAGGATAAAAGTTTTAACGTGCTTGATGATCAGTCAAGTGATGTTGAGTGTTCTATCAG GAGAGCTGCAGAAAAaagcacgcaagctagtaatttgttGTTGGCCAAG GCATGGTTTCACAGTTCTCAGCCAATGACTAGAAGTCGATCTTCAGAGCTACG GAGGAGGTATGCTGCCATGCAAAACAGCCAAATGCAAGCAATTGCCGAAGCCCAAAATAACATCGTAGTAGCAGGTATTGAGAAGGGGAGGCAACAACTTACGAGTGACTTATGTAACATCTCAATGGGGGAGACTGCCAGTCAACTTCAGACATTCATGTCTCCATCTAATTCAGCTACTTCTCCATTTGACACTCCATTGGCAACAGTCGATATGGTTTCTTCTGTTGTGAGCATGCTTAAAGATGCACTGGAAACGAAGAAGCTTGGTAGACAAGTTGATGGTGAAACTTTAGAAGGAAGTTCTTATGGGCTTTTAAATGTTCAACCAGAAGGAAATAGAATCTGTAATCAAGATGCCACAGATCAGGTTCTCTGGCCACCCAACACATTTGATTTTGTATCCTCCATTCATGAGCAAAATTCAAGAAACTCAAAATTTGAGAAGCCCTTGGAACTAAACATGGACGGATTTGTTACTCCAGCAAATCAATTCCGAACTGCCACAATCTCACAAGAACCATCACAGAGTGGATCATCAACTGCTGTGCCAACGCTTTCAACCGGCTTTGAAGTATGTGATGATCTTTCCAACTCAACACAAACTATTTCTGTTTGTGAGAGTTCCAAAAAGCATACCGGAAATGGAAATTTGAATCATAAGACTAGAG AAAACAGAGAAAAAATGCTACAAAGCAACTTCAAGGATGATAGGAAG AAAGGAAATCCAGTTCTGATGGGATCAGTTTCCTCAGGAGTTTTAG AAAAGTGTTATGCAGAAGACAAGGGTGATTCTACAAAGAAACGCAGGGTTGAGCGCTCACGAAA AATGGCAGAAGCAAAGGAAAGAAATTTGGCACCAATGTTGCCATCGGATATGCAATCAGTTCTAAAGCGCTGTGAAACTCTTGAGAAGGAAGTGCGCTCACTCAAGCTTAACCTTTCATTCATGAATAG GATCTTACTCTCTATTGATCAAGAGACTGTTGTCACAATTCCAGGAAGGATTCTGAGCAAACTAAACAAATCGAAGAGCTTCAAAAAGAGAATGAAGATCTAA
- the LOC135636832 gene encoding protein CYCLOPS-like isoform X1, which yields MEMEGRGYSDLLRNSSEEMILKSLMENPIGSSAPTMEMPGFRNTPQTFRGDSEELFNSWLMNGEIPGFSSPNGVHCPWQLSRKMSTEITAFANQQNGTVQRQNTEDKSFNVLDDQSSDVECSIRRAAEKSTQASNLLLAKAWFHSSQPMTRSRSSELRRRYAAMQNSQMQAIAEAQNNIVVAGIEKGRQQLTSDLCNISMGETASQLQTFMSPSNSATSPFDTPLATVDMVSSVVSMLKDALETKKLGRQVDGETLEGSSYGLLNVQPEGNRICNQDATDQVLWPPNTFDFVSSIHEQNSRNSKFEKPLELNMDGFVTPANQFRTATISQEPSQSGSSTAVPTLSTGFEVCDDLSNSTQTISVCESSKKHTGNGNLNHKTRENREKMLQSNFKDDRKKGNPVLMGSVSSGVLEKCYAEDKGDSTKKRRVERSRKMAEAKERNLAPMLPSDMQSVLKRCETLEKEVRSLKLNLSFMNRKDSEQTKQIEELQKENEDLKDEKLRLVEEIERIYPESGSW from the exons ATGGAGATGGAGGGGAGGGGGTACTCGGACTTGCTCAGGAACTCCAGCGAGGAGATGATTCTCAAGTCTCTGATGGAGAATCCGATCGGGAGTTCTGCACCGACCATGGAGATGCCGGGATTTAGGAACACGCCGCAGACGTTTCGAGGAGACAGCGAGGAGCTCTTCAACAGCTGGCTGATGAACGGAGAG ATTCCTGGTTTCAGCTCTCCAAATGGTGTTCATTGTCCTTGGCAACTATCTCGGAA AATGTCAACAGAGATCACTGCTTTTGCAAATCAGCAAAATGGGACTGTGCAGAGGCAAAATACAGAGGATAAAAGTTTTAACGTGCTTGATGATCAGTCAAGTGATGTTGAGTGTTCTATCAG GAGAGCTGCAGAAAAaagcacgcaagctagtaatttgttGTTGGCCAAG GCATGGTTTCACAGTTCTCAGCCAATGACTAGAAGTCGATCTTCAGAGCTACG GAGGAGGTATGCTGCCATGCAAAACAGCCAAATGCAAGCAATTGCCGAAGCCCAAAATAACATCGTAGTAGCAGGTATTGAGAAGGGGAGGCAACAACTTACGAGTGACTTATGTAACATCTCAATGGGGGAGACTGCCAGTCAACTTCAGACATTCATGTCTCCATCTAATTCAGCTACTTCTCCATTTGACACTCCATTGGCAACAGTCGATATGGTTTCTTCTGTTGTGAGCATGCTTAAAGATGCACTGGAAACGAAGAAGCTTGGTAGACAAGTTGATGGTGAAACTTTAGAAGGAAGTTCTTATGGGCTTTTAAATGTTCAACCAGAAGGAAATAGAATCTGTAATCAAGATGCCACAGATCAGGTTCTCTGGCCACCCAACACATTTGATTTTGTATCCTCCATTCATGAGCAAAATTCAAGAAACTCAAAATTTGAGAAGCCCTTGGAACTAAACATGGACGGATTTGTTACTCCAGCAAATCAATTCCGAACTGCCACAATCTCACAAGAACCATCACAGAGTGGATCATCAACTGCTGTGCCAACGCTTTCAACCGGCTTTGAAGTATGTGATGATCTTTCCAACTCAACACAAACTATTTCTGTTTGTGAGAGTTCCAAAAAGCATACCGGAAATGGAAATTTGAATCATAAGACTAGAG AAAACAGAGAAAAAATGCTACAAAGCAACTTCAAGGATGATAGGAAG AAAGGAAATCCAGTTCTGATGGGATCAGTTTCCTCAGGAGTTTTAG AAAAGTGTTATGCAGAAGACAAGGGTGATTCTACAAAGAAACGCAGGGTTGAGCGCTCACGAAA AATGGCAGAAGCAAAGGAAAGAAATTTGGCACCAATGTTGCCATCGGATATGCAATCAGTTCTAAAGCGCTGTGAAACTCTTGAGAAGGAAGTGCGCTCACTCAAGCTTAACCTTTCATTCATGAATAG GAAGGATTCTGAGCAAACTAAACAAATCGAAGAGCTTCAAAAAGAGAATGAAGATCTAAAGGATGAGAAGCTGCGCCTTGTTGAAGAGATCGAAAGGATTTACCCTGAAAGTGGTAGTTGGTGA
- the LOC103984869 gene encoding cyclin-dependent kinase F-4, which yields MERYMVIKEVGDGTFGTVWRAINKQSGEVVAIKQMKRKYYSWEECLNLREVKCLRRLNHPNIIKLKEVIRENDVLYLVFEYMECNLYQLMKDRNKPFTEDEIRDWCFQIFRALAYMHHRGYFHRDLKPENLLVTKNVLKIADFGLAREALSKPPFTEYVSTRWYRAPEILLQSSVYDSAVDMWAMGAIMAELFTLRPLFPGSSEADEIYKICSILGPPNQNSWAQGMQLADAMKFQFPQLASVSLSLLIPSASRDAIDLISSLCSWDSIRRPTAAKVLQHSFFQPCFYIPPSPRLRSEGVQKTPSSVGTRGALASDTARRNSVGVLSNTRPVYNFSSTSINESFRMTGIQRRLELGHQEYQKERLTRNEVKPYVRQPTTRDFTGLPGRDSQRTCNVVEKLGHLTLSSNRGSDICGKLPQLKPQLGRQPPPAMKAGAWHGHSAFPGRPHDIPSAPGYYTRKVAG from the exons ATGGAAAG GTACATGGTAATCAAGGAGGTTGGAGATGGAACTTTTGGGACTGTATGGCGAGCAATAAACAAACAAAGTGGTGAAGTG GTTGCTATTAAGCAAATGAAAAGGAAGTACTACTCTTGGGAGGAGTGTTTGAATCTCCGAGAAGTGAAG TGTCTGCGGAGACTGAACCATccaaatattatcaaacttaaggAAGTCATTAGAGAGAATGATGTGTTATACCTGGTGTTCGAGTACATG GAATGCAATCTTTACCAGCTTATGAAAGATAGGAACAAGCCTTTTACAGAGGATGAAATTCGGGACTGGTGCTTTCAGATATTCCGAGCACTGGCTTATATGCACCACCGTGGTTATTTTCATCGTGATCTTAAGCCTG AGAACTTACTGGTAACAAAGAATGTTCTAAAGATAGCAGATTTTGGCCTTGCTCGTGAAGCCTTGTCGAAGCCACCATTCACAGAATATGTCTCCACGCGGTG GTACCGTGCTCCAGAAATTTTGCTTCAATCTTCTGTTTATGATTCTGCTGTTG ATATGTGGGCAATGGGAGCTATCATGGCTGAGCTTTTTACACTACGTCCCCTTTTTCCTGGATCAAG TGAAGCAGATGAGATATACAAGATTTGCAGCATTCTTGGACCACCAAATCAGAATTCTTGGGCTCAAGGGATGCAACTTGCAGATGCTATGAAATTTCAATTTCCACAG CTTGCCAGTGTCTCCCTTTCTTTGCTAATTCCTTCAGCCAGCAGGGATGCAATCGACCTTATCTCG TCACTTTGTTCCTGGGACTCCATCCGAAGGCCCACAGCAGCAAAGGTTCTTCAGCATTCTTTCTTTCAG CCTTGTTTCTACATCCCACCGTCCCCTCGTTTAAGATCAGAGGGAGTGCAGAAGACACCATCATCTG TTGGCACGAGAGGAGCTTTGGCATCGGATACTGCTAGAAGAAATTCTGTTGGAGTTTTATCCAATACAAGGCCGGTATACAATTTCTCTTCCACAAGTATAAATGAGTCTTTCAGGATGACAG GCATACAAAGGAGGCTGGAGCTGGGTCATCAG GAATACCAGAAGGAAAGACTTACCAGGAATGAGGTTAAACCATATGTACGTCAACCAACTACGAGAGACTTCACAG GATTACCTGGTAGAGATTCCCAGAGGACTTGCAATGTAGTCGAGAAACTGGGTCACTTGACTCTCAGCTCAAACAGAGGTTCGGATATATGTGGCAAGCTGCCGCAGCTGAAACCACAGCTAGGGAGGCAGCCTCCTCCTGCCATGAAAGCTGGAGCATGGCACGGCCATTCTGCCTTTCCTGGCCGACCTCATGACATCCCATCGGCCCCTGGCTACTATACAAGAAAGGTGGCAGGCTAA